From the Rhizobium sp. SL42 genome, the window GCCGTCTCGTAACGATGCTCGGGCTCAGGAGCCTGCTCCTGTTCCGGCTCGGAGGCAAATGGCTCGTCGTCAACAGTCGGAGCATAGTATTCCGGCGTCTCGACGATTTCGGCATGCGGTTCGTCAGCGGCGGCATAGGCCGGCTCTTCCCAGACCTGGGGCGCGACATACGGCTCCCGCTCATCAGCCTCGACCGGCTCGGCAACCGGTTCGAACACTTGAGCTTCAGCGGGCTCCACAGGCCGCTCATCCGCCATATGCGCATCGGCCCAATCGTCGCCGCTGGCAGCAGGAGCTGTCGGCTCTGCCCACGATGCCTCATCCGCCACAGCCCGTGGCTCGTGATACGCTGTGGCAGCCTCGGTCTCGGCAGGGGCTTCCGCCTCAGCTTCTTCCTCGCGCCAAGCAGGCTGTTCGGCGACGGCGGCAGTTTCCGCAACCGGATCAGCCGCAGGCTCATCGGCCACGGCCTCATCCGCCGCAGGCAAGGCCTCGGCATGCTCTGCTTCCACCTCGAGAATCGCTGCGTCCAGCTTGGAGAGCTGGCGTTGCAGCATCTGTTCCGGGGGACGCGGCGACATGTTCTCGAGCTGCCGGACCACGGCTGCACGGGCCTTCTCATAGACCTTCGCGCGCATCTCCGGAGTATTGTTCGACAGGCCGTCCACGGCCCGTCGAATCACTGCGATAAAGTCAGCCATCAGCACTTTCTCTTGATCGCCGATCCGGGGTGGACCAGCAAAACACTAACAGAATCTTATTAATCCTCGAAAGGGTCTGTCACAAGTATGGTGTCGTCGCGTTCTGGGCTGGTCGACAGCAAAGCAACCGGCGCACCGATCAGCTCCTCCACCTGACGGACATACTTGATCGCCTGAGCCGGCAAATCCGCCCATTTGCGGGCGCCGACGGTCGATTCCTTCCAGCCTTCAAGGGTGATGTAGATCGGTTCGACCCGCGCCTGGGCCGCCTGGGCTGCCGGAAGATAGTCGATTTCCTGGCCGTCGAGCTTGTAGCCGACGCAGATCTTCAGCTCTTCGAGACCGTCGAGAACGTCCAGTTTCGTCAACGCGATGCCGGTGATTCCATTGGTGGCAACCGACTGGCGCACCAGTGCTGCGTCAAACCAGCCGCAGCGACGCTTGCGACCGGTGACGGTGCCGAACTCATGCCCCTTTTCGCCGAGGAACTGCCCGATCTCGTCGGTCAGTTCGGTCGGGAACGGGCCTTCGCCGACGCGGGTCGTGTAGGCCTTGGTGATGCCGAGGATGTAACCGAGCGAACCCGGGCCCATACCGGAACCAGCAGCAGCCTGGCCGGCAACCGTGTTCGATGAGGTAACAAACGGATAAGTGCCGTGGTCGATGTCGAGCAGCGAGCCCTGCGCGCCCTCGAACAGGATGCGCGAGCCCTTGCGGCGCTCCTTGTCGAGCAGAACCCAGACACTATCCATGAACGGCAGAACGCGATCGGCGATCGAGGTCAGCTCTTCCATGATCGTCTTGTGCTCGACTTCGACCGCGCCGAAACCGCGACGAAGGGCGTTGTGATGGGTCAGGATGCGCTCGACCTTGCCTTCCAGCGCATCGAGATCGGCGAGATCCATCACGCGGATGGCGCGACGACCGACCTTGTCTTCATAGGCCGGGCCGATGCCGCGGCGGGTGGTGCCGATCTTGGTGCCGCTGTTGGAGGCGGCGTCCTCGCGCATGCCATCCAGTTCGCGGTGCAGCGACAGAATCAGCGTGGCATTTTCGGCGATTCGCAGGTTGTCCGGGGTCACTTCGACGCCCTGGTCCTTCAGGCGGCCGATTTCGGCGATCAGCGCATGCGGGTCAACGACCACGCCATTGCCGATCACCGCCTTCTTGCCCGGACGCACGACGCCCGACGGCAGGAGCGACAGCTTGTAGGAGACGCCGTCGATGACGAGCGTATGGCCGGCATTGTGTCCGCCCTGGAAGCGCACGACGATATCGGCGCGCTCCGAGAGCCAGTCAACGATCTTGCCCTTGCCCTCGTCACCCCATTGCGAACCAATCACCACGACATTCGTCATTTCGTAATCCTGTCTATCGCGCAACGCTGCGCTTTACCCAAACCCGCGCATCTATACTGTGTTGTTTTTCGGAAATCGACCCGTATTGACGGTTGATTTGGCTTTTTGCGTGACAAAGAGGCAGCCCTCCCCTATTTCCGACACCATTCGCGCTTGAACAGCTGAGCAGGCTGCTTCGCAAGGGCGCGGTTCATGCCGGGAATTGTGATGCCTCTGTCCATTCGCTGTTATGCCTATCTGGTCATCACCACCCTGCTATGGGGTGGCAATACGGTCGCCGGCAAGCTGGCACTCGGCCATGTCAGCCCGATGGTCCTGAGCTTCGGCCGATGGGCTATCGCCGCAGGCCTGATCATCGCAATCTCTGTTCCACAGATCCGCAAGGACTGGCCGGTACTCAAGGCCAACTGGATACTGCTCGCAGCCTATGGTGCAGTGGGCTACGCTGCATTCAACGGCTTTCTCTATACGGCGCTGAAATACACCAGCGCCGTCAACGGCGCGATCGAGCAGGGTGCGATCCCGGTATTGATCTTTGTCATCAATTTCCTGATCTTCCGAATCCCGGTATCCAAGGTTCAGATCCTCGGCTTTCTCATCAGCTTTGTCGGCGCAGCCTTGACGGCTTCGCACGGCAACCTGATGACCCTGCTGACATTGTCACTGAACTACGGCGACCTGATCATGCTGTTTGCCGGCCTGAGCTACGCCGTCTACACGATCGCCCTGCGCTGGAAGCCGGCCGTGCATTGGAAGAGCCTGATGGCAGGACCAGCCCTTGCTGCCGCCCTCACCTGCCTGCCGCTCCTCTATTGGGAAGCCGGAAACGGCGAAATGATCCTGCCCGACACGCGCGGCTGGCTGATCGTGCTTTACTGCGCCGTCTTCCCATCCTTGATCTCCCAGATCCTCTACATCAAAGGCGTCGAAGGCATCGGCGCGAACCGCGCAGGACTGTTCATCAATCTCGTCCCGGTGTTCGGCACGCTCCTGTCGATCAGCCTGCTCGGGGAAACGCTCGAAGCCTTCCACATCATCGCCCTGGCACTTGTGCTCGGCGGCATTGCAATTGCCGAGTGGGGCAAGCCGGCCAAGGTGAACTGAGGAACGGTCTGCTCCGGACAGGATATCTCTCGGCCACATTGATTGATCGACCCTGAACGCGGGTGGCATCAAAGCGAGTGGATGGCGAGGCGAAACAAGAAAAGTGATCAGACGAGCCGGCCATTACGGCCGGCTCGTCTCTTTTTGGGTTACGGCGTGGTCGGAGCCGCTGCACCACCGCTAGGCGCCGGGGCTGGCGCGGCAGGGGCCGGAGCCGGTTCAGCAGGTGCAGCCGGAGCTGCATCAGTGGCGGCCGGAGGCGTCGGGGCCTCGGTGCTGGCGGCCGGCGGCGCCGGTGTAGCGGGCGGCGTTGCTGCCGGTGCCGAACTTTCCGTTGCCGGCATTGTCGTGCTTTCCCGTTCGGTGGTCGATCCGCCGAACAGCATGAAAGCCCCGGCCGCAATGACGGCCACAAGCAGTGCAGCAATGGCAACTGCCGTTCCGCTCATGCCGGCATTCTGTGTGACATGCGGCGCTGTCTGCGTGACATGTGGCGGGGTGACGTTTGGACGTTGGTCCTGCATGGATATTCCTCCTTGGAAAGCGAGGCCCGTCCCGCCAGTGGCGCGACAAGCCTCGGCTAGAGATATAAACGTGGTCGGGAACTTTGTGTTCCGTTCTGTCTTATTGCACCACGCCGACGACCACATAGGTCTCGGGGTCAACGATCACGCGCTGGTTGTTGACAACGGCATAGGCGTAGGTCGGATCTTCCGGAACCGGCGTCAGCACAACCTGCTGCGGCAGCGGCTGGCCCACGGCGACCCTCTGCTCGATGACGACGGGCTCAACGGGAACCGGCTGCTGGCGGACATAGGTCACGACGGTCGGCGGCGGCGGATCGATTGCCGTGCCGGCGATCGCGCCGACCACGCCACCGACGGCGGCACCGACCGGGCCACCAACGATCGCACCGGTTACGGCGCCACCGGCAGCGCCGGTCATAGTACCTTCCTGCGCGAGAGCAGGCGACACAATAGAGCCAAGTACGATAGCACCAAGAGTAAGCATCTTCGTCTTCATGGCTTCATCCTTTCCGTTTGATTACCATGGACGCTAGAACATCTTGTGATCAAATTTGTTCCGGAAGCGGACACGTGGATTTTAATAGGAATGCAAATCAGCAACACTTTCGCGTTGCCGCATTTTGTTCCGGACGAATATGGAAATTGACTTCAGAATTGATGTTTATGCATCGATGGGCCGCGCCTTATTTCAGGGCGCCGGCACCACCGGCACGACCCGGTTGCGTCGAACTTCGTGCAGGATGTGGCCAAACAGCGCCACCAGCACGATCGGTCCGCCGATCAGCGTTGCCGGAGACGGGACCTCGTTGAGCACGAGCCAGACCCACAAGGGGGTCAGCGGCACTTCGAGCGCCGTCAGGAGGCTGGCATCCGCCGCCGGCAGCCGCCGGGTAGAGGCGGTATACAAAATCAGGCCCATCGCGTTTTGCACGATGGCAAAGATCACGATCAACTGGAGGTCTGGCGCCGAGACAGCCAGCGGCGCGGCAAACCAGAACGTGACGAAGGAGCAAAGCCAGGCCGATCCAGCCATCGCGGGCAGCATCGGCACCTCGCGATGCTTGCGCATGACGGTGGCCATCGCGGCGACCGAAAGCGTCATCACGGCCGCCAGCAGCTTGCCGAAAAGTTCGCTCCCACTGCCAGTGCCGCTGCCGTTGCCGCCATGCCCATCGGTCAGCATCACCAGAACGCCGGCCATGGCCACGCCGCTGGCAATCAGCGTCGAACGACTGGGCCGTTCCCCGATGAACACGAAGGCAAACGCGGCGGTGACGAAGGGCACCGTCGCATAGATCACCATCGCATCCGCAATCGACGTGTAATACATCGAGCCTATGCCGGAAATCATGCTGGTTGCCGAAAAGATCGTGGCCAGCAGGCTGGGCCAGCCCATGCGGCGCAGGATGCCCGGCACCCGGCCCCGTTCCAGATAGACAAAAAACAGGAACACGCACGTGCCTGAAAACAGGCCACGCCAGAACAGCATGGTCATCAGGTCGGTGCCGATATGGCGAATGAACAGGCCGGATGAAGACCAGGCTAGCGCAGAGATCGCCCCGAACACAACGCCGAGGCGGTAGTGACGCTGGTCATCGAGTGTCATGGCAAAAGCGCAGACAAGCGCATGGACAACATTGGCACCTCAGCCATCCCAGCCGACGATACCCTTGATCTCCAGGAAATCATGGATAGCCCAGTCCGCGTATTCCCGCCCGTTGCCTGACTGCTTGTAGCCGCCGAATGGCGCTGACGTATCCCACTCGGGATAGTTCAGGTACACCGAACCGGCGCGCATCCGGGCAGCAACCTGTCGGGCATGCTCGATATTGCCCGACTGGATATAGGCAGCAAGGCCATAGACCGTGTCATTGGCAATCGTGATCGCCTGCTCTTCCGTTTCATAGGGCAGGATCGACAGGACAGGGCCAAAAATCTCCTCGCGCGCAATCGTCATGTCGGGCGAGACATGGCCAAAGATCGTCGGGCGAACATAGTAGCCACGATTGAGGTTTTCCGGACGGCCGGGACCCCCGGTGACCAGCAGCGCGCCCTCCTCGATGCCCACTTCGATCAGTCGCTGGATCTTGTTGAACTGGATTTCGCTGACCACCGGCCCCAGCACCGTATCCTCGGCATGCGGATCGCCGACAATGAATGCCTCGGCCGCATCGCGGGCAAACAACAGCGCCTCGTCATGCCGGTCTGCCGGCACCAGCATCCGGGTCGGCGCATCGCAGGACTGGCCGGAATTGCCGAAGCAGCCTTCGACACCCTTGCGCACCGCCGTCTCGAGGTCGGCATCGGGAAGGATGATATTGGCCGACTTGCCGCCCAGTTCCTGCGCCACGCGCTTGACCGTTTCGGCTGCGGTTTTCGCCACGATGATTCCGGCCCGCGTCGAGCCGGTAAACGAAACCATGTCGACATCCGGGTGCCCAGCCATGACCTGGCCGACATCCGGGCCGTTGCCGTTGACCATATTGAACACGCCCTTCGGCGTTCCGGCAGCCTCCATGACTTCGGCAAAGATGATGCCCGAAATCGGCGCGATTTCCGATGGCTTCAAGACCACGGTGCAGCCGGCAGCAATTGCCGGTGCCACCTTGCAGACGATCTGGTTGAGCGGCCAGTTCCACGGCGTGATCAGCGCGCAGACGCCGATCGGCTCCTTGACCACCATCGTCGAGCCGCGCTTTTCGGAAAATTCGAAACGTTCGAAGGCAGCGATCGTCGCCTCCAGATGCGCCCGCCCCGCCCAGGCCTGGCTCTCGCGCGCAAAGGCAATCGGCGCGCCCATCTCGCGACTGACAGCTGCCGCAATATCCTCGTATCGTTCGTTGTAAATCTCCAGAATGCGCTTGAGCAGCGCCAGCCGCTCGGAACGCTCCGTCATCGCAAAGCTCTGAAAGGCCGATTTCGCCGCCGCCACAGCCCGATCGACATCGGCCTTGCTGCCGACGGAAATCTGCGTGAATGGCTCCTCGGTCGAGGGATCGATCACGTCCAGCAAGGCCGGAACCACCGGGCCAACCCATGCGCCGTCGATATAGAACTTCAAGTGATTGGACATAGGTGCTCCGGAGGGGACATGGCAGGCTGGCCTGCACTATTGTCCAAGCCACAACGCTCCGCAAGCGGTCCGCGTCCGCCGCAACGGCAATCCCCAATGCGAATACGAATGCTATCGCTCCAGCCTGTCGAGCATACGCGACCACGCGATCCTGGCGGCCACTCCGACGCGACGAAACCGGTGCAGCGGGATCGGACGGATCGGCGAAATCGGCAGCGGCAAAAGGCTCGGATCACCATCGGCGATATAGTCGGCAAGCGGTGCGCCAAGCGCGGTCATCAACCCGACGCCGCGCCCCTGACAGCCGGCAACCATCAGCAGCCCCGGCTCCGGTTCATGCAGGTGCGGCAGAAAATCGCTGGTCATCGCGACACGGCCGAACCAACGACGCTCGATCGGATGGCCCGCAAGGACTGGATAGAGGCGTATCAAAGCACGCTCCTGATGCTGCCAGTCCTCCGCACCTGCCGGCGCCCGCATGGGACCACGCCCGCCTAGCACAAGCCGGTTGTCCGGGCTCTTGCGGAAATAGACGAGGATGCGGCGGCTGTCGGACACTGCCTGCCCATGCGGCAGGATGATATCGGCAAGGCTGGCAGGCAAGGGTGCCGTCGCAATCTGGAACGAATGCAGCCAGACAAGGCTTTGGGCCAGGCCGCCGACCAGCGTGTCGGAATAGGCATTGGTCGCAACCAGCACCTTTGCTGCCCGCACCTCGCCTCCGCCCTCCGTCGCGACACGCCAGCCGCCGCCATCTCGAAGCAGGCCGGTCACCCGCGTATTGAGGGCAATGCGAACGCCTTGAGCGACGGCAAGTCGCGCCAGCGCAAAGACGTAGGCAAGCGGATCGATCGTGCCGGCCCTTCGGTCGAGCCAGCCACCCCTGTAACCTTTGGCACCGGTCAGCAAGGCGATTTCCGCGTGATTGAGCAGAGTTACGTCGGCGCCATGGGCCCGCCATTGCCTGTGGCGCTGGGCCGCCGCCGCCATCGCCGTCTCGCTATGGGCCGCCTGTATCCAGCCCGTGCGCGTATGAGGCACATCGAGTTTCTCGTTCGAGATCAGGCTGAAGACCGCATCGGCCGTTCCCGCAGAAAATTCGGTCAACCGGGCGCCCCGTTCGGGCCCAAGCATCGCGACCAGTGCTTCTGGATCAAACTTCATACCCGGGATCACCTGCCCGCCGTTGAGCCCCGAGGCCCCCTCGCCCAGGCTGGCCGCTTCGATCACCTGAACCGACAGTCCGCGCCGCGCCGCCTGAAGCGCCGCAGAAAGCCCCTGGACACCGGCGCCGACAACGACAAGATCGACGGCTTGCGTCGTGACCGACCCGAAATCTCCGGCAATTGCTTCGGGCTTCTGCCAGACGGACAGGTTGGCCGGCGGCTCTATCATGAAATGTTTCCTGAAAATCGACAGCTGAAAACAGGCGTAAATTGGACTTGAAAATGACGAAAATCAACGATGATCGAATAGCACCTGCGCTGTTGTTCCATCGCCGGAACAGCAAGAAGCGCACGGCGCAGACTGCGAGTAAGGGAAAGACTAGGCCTCATCCGGCAAACGCCAGTCGATAGGCTGCCGGTCGTGCGTAGCCAGATAGGCATTCGCCTGTGAGAAATGTCGCGATCCGAAAAAGCCGTTATGGGCCGAGAGGGGCGACGGATGCGGCGCCTTCAGCACCAGATGACGATTGCGGTCGACGAAGGCTGCCTTCTTCTGCGCATAGGCGCCCCAGAGCATGAAGACGACATGTTCACAGTCGTCGTTGACGGCGCGAATGACCGCATCGGTAAACTGCTCCCAGCCCTTGCCCTGATGCGATGCGGCGCGCGCCTCCTCGACCGTCAGCACGCTGTTGAGCAGCAGAACGCCTTGTCTTGCCCAGCTTTCGAGAAAGCCGTGCCGCGCCGGCGGAATGTCGAGATCGGTCTTCAGTTCCTTGTAGATGTTGACCAGAGACGGCGGAATGCGCACACCCGGCCGCACGCTGAAGCACAAGCCATGCGCCTGGCCTTGACCGTGATAGGGGTCTTGTCCGAGGATTACCACGCGAACCTGATCAAGAGGCGTCAGGTCAAGCGCGCGAAAATATTCCGGACCCTTCGGGAAGATCTTCTTCCCCTGCGCCCGCTCCTTGAGCAGGAAGGCTTTCAACGCCTGCATGTGGGGAC encodes:
- a CDS encoding DMT family transporter, with translation MSIRCYAYLVITTLLWGGNTVAGKLALGHVSPMVLSFGRWAIAAGLIIAISVPQIRKDWPVLKANWILLAAYGAVGYAAFNGFLYTALKYTSAVNGAIEQGAIPVLIFVINFLIFRIPVSKVQILGFLISFVGAALTASHGNLMTLLTLSLNYGDLIMLFAGLSYAVYTIALRWKPAVHWKSLMAGPALAAALTCLPLLYWEAGNGEMILPDTRGWLIVLYCAVFPSLISQILYIKGVEGIGANRAGLFINLVPVFGTLLSISLLGETLEAFHIIALALVLGGIAIAEWGKPAKVN
- the ung gene encoding uracil-DNA glycosylase — its product is MAESDVTLDESWKRVLSPQFSSPHMQALKAFLLKERAQGKKIFPKGPEYFRALDLTPLDQVRVVILGQDPYHGQGQAHGLCFSVRPGVRIPPSLVNIYKELKTDLDIPPARHGFLESWARQGVLLLNSVLTVEEARAASHQGKGWEQFTDAVIRAVNDDCEHVVFMLWGAYAQKKAAFVDRNRHLVLKAPHPSPLSAHNGFFGSRHFSQANAYLATHDRQPIDWRLPDEA
- a CDS encoding adenylosuccinate synthase, which encodes MTNVVVIGSQWGDEGKGKIVDWLSERADIVVRFQGGHNAGHTLVIDGVSYKLSLLPSGVVRPGKKAVIGNGVVVDPHALIAEIGRLKDQGVEVTPDNLRIAENATLILSLHRELDGMREDAASNSGTKIGTTRRGIGPAYEDKVGRRAIRVMDLADLDALEGKVERILTHHNALRRGFGAVEVEHKTIMEELTSIADRVLPFMDSVWVLLDKERRKGSRILFEGAQGSLLDIDHGTYPFVTSSNTVAGQAAAGSGMGPGSLGYILGITKAYTTRVGEGPFPTELTDEIGQFLGEKGHEFGTVTGRKRRCGWFDAALVRQSVATNGITGIALTKLDVLDGLEELKICVGYKLDGQEIDYLPAAQAAQARVEPIYITLEGWKESTVGARKWADLPAQAIKYVRQVEELIGAPVALLSTSPERDDTILVTDPFED
- a CDS encoding DUF1236 domain-containing protein; protein product: MKTKMLTLGAIVLGSIVSPALAQEGTMTGAAGGAVTGAIVGGPVGAAVGGVVGAIAGTAIDPPPPTVVTYVRQQPVPVEPVVIEQRVAVGQPLPQQVVLTPVPEDPTYAYAVVNNQRVIVDPETYVVVGVVQ
- a CDS encoding NAD(P)/FAD-dependent oxidoreductase — encoded protein: MIEPPANLSVWQKPEAIAGDFGSVTTQAVDLVVVGAGVQGLSAALQAARRGLSVQVIEAASLGEGASGLNGGQVIPGMKFDPEALVAMLGPERGARLTEFSAGTADAVFSLISNEKLDVPHTRTGWIQAAHSETAMAAAAQRHRQWRAHGADVTLLNHAEIALLTGAKGYRGGWLDRRAGTIDPLAYVFALARLAVAQGVRIALNTRVTGLLRDGGGWRVATEGGGEVRAAKVLVATNAYSDTLVGGLAQSLVWLHSFQIATAPLPASLADIILPHGQAVSDSRRILVYFRKSPDNRLVLGGRGPMRAPAGAEDWQHQERALIRLYPVLAGHPIERRWFGRVAMTSDFLPHLHEPEPGLLMVAGCQGRGVGLMTALGAPLADYIADGDPSLLPLPISPIRPIPLHRFRRVGVAARIAWSRMLDRLER
- a CDS encoding aldehyde dehydrogenase family protein; amino-acid sequence: MSNHLKFYIDGAWVGPVVPALLDVIDPSTEEPFTQISVGSKADVDRAVAAAKSAFQSFAMTERSERLALLKRILEIYNERYEDIAAAVSREMGAPIAFARESQAWAGRAHLEATIAAFERFEFSEKRGSTMVVKEPIGVCALITPWNWPLNQIVCKVAPAIAAGCTVVLKPSEIAPISGIIFAEVMEAAGTPKGVFNMVNGNGPDVGQVMAGHPDVDMVSFTGSTRAGIIVAKTAAETVKRVAQELGGKSANIILPDADLETAVRKGVEGCFGNSGQSCDAPTRMLVPADRHDEALLFARDAAEAFIVGDPHAEDTVLGPVVSEIQFNKIQRLIEVGIEEGALLVTGGPGRPENLNRGYYVRPTIFGHVSPDMTIAREEIFGPVLSILPYETEEQAITIANDTVYGLAAYIQSGNIEHARQVAARMRAGSVYLNYPEWDTSAPFGGYKQSGNGREYADWAIHDFLEIKGIVGWDG
- a CDS encoding DMT family transporter, yielding MTLDDQRHYRLGVVFGAISALAWSSSGLFIRHIGTDLMTMLFWRGLFSGTCVFLFFVYLERGRVPGILRRMGWPSLLATIFSATSMISGIGSMYYTSIADAMVIYATVPFVTAAFAFVFIGERPSRSTLIASGVAMAGVLVMLTDGHGGNGSGTGSGSELFGKLLAAVMTLSVAAMATVMRKHREVPMLPAMAGSAWLCSFVTFWFAAPLAVSAPDLQLIVIFAIVQNAMGLILYTASTRRLPAADASLLTALEVPLTPLWVWLVLNEVPSPATLIGGPIVLVALFGHILHEVRRNRVVPVVPAP